The following nucleotide sequence is from Candidatus Hydrogenedentota bacterium.
TGAAAACGCGCTAAGCCTGCATGCCTGAAGCCTGCAGGATCGTTTTCTGCACGGCGAGGTCATGCTCTTTCGAGTAGGTGAACTTCCTTTCTCCACGAATGCCCGCCGCCAGATCCGCGAAATCAAGGACATGGCGCTCCAAGTCGGGAAATGGAATCGTGTGCTCGCCGCGCTTGTACTCCGAAACATCCCGGCGTAATGCCAAGCGCACAGCCGGTGGCTCTAGCGGCGACAGAATGATAGAACCGTTCGTACCGGCCACTTTGAAACGTCTCGCCGAGAATGCATTCGGCTCCAGCGCAGAAGTCTCGATACTGACAATTGCCTTGGGATACTCGAGAACGGCCACGGCACTGTCTGTAAGCCCATCGTTGAGAGCGCTGGCATGGCGAACAAACGGCGTGACTTTTGACGGCGGGCCTAACAGAAGGTGCACCATATCGAGAAGATGGCAACCCAACTCCAGCATGATACCTCCCGGGTACACGGCAACGCGCTCCCGTTTCTCCGGCGTCAGGTCGGTGCACATGCTGCCGTGAATCGAGTAGACGTCACCGAGCCACCCTTCCTTCAGCGCGCGCCGAATGAAGTCAAAACCGGGATTGTAGCGAAACATGTACCCCATCTGGAGAAGCAACTCTCGCTTGGCCGCTGCGTCAAGAAGCTGCTGGAACTCCTCCAGCGACGCTCCGGCAGGCTTGTCCAAGTGGATGTGCTTTCCGGCATCAACTGCGGACCGCGCCAGAGGAAGCAGACGCGGGACAGCGCTCTC
It contains:
- a CDS encoding Gfo/Idh/MocA family oxidoreductase; amino-acid sequence: MNRRDFIKVAVAGSASLSLAAKATAASGRIPCGILGIDHAHGLDVFSVLSKSPDFELVGICEPDESVRQVFAANPRLKDTRWLTHDELLKNPDVRMIAVESAVPRLLPLARSAVDAGKHIHLDKPAGASLEEFQQLLDAAAKRELLLQMGYMFRYNPGFDFIRRALKEGWLGDVYSIHGSMCTDLTPEKRERVAVYPGGIMLELGCHLLDMVHLLLGPPSKVTPFVRHASALNDGLTDSAVAVLEYPKAIVSIETSALEPNAFSARRFKVAGTNGSIILSPLEPPAVRLALRRDVSEYKRGEHTIPFPDLERHVLDFADLAAGIRGERKFTYSKEHDLAVQKTILQASGMQA